In the genome of Daucus carota subsp. sativus chromosome 9, DH1 v3.0, whole genome shotgun sequence, the window TACCTGATCAAGTTCTCCAACCCCGTTGACTTTGTAATCTACTTTGATCTCATTGTTGTCTAGAATTATCTCATCATTCCCTTTATAAAACCTAGCAGTTTCTCCATGTTCCTCACCATGCGCTTCCCCATGCTTATCAGTCTCTGTTCGACATTTTTTACCGACCCTGCCGCGGCCCTTTCTTGCCTTTCTCTTTCTTGTCACCCTATCTTTCTCAGTTCTAACACGAGACTCTAGTGTAGGGTTGCTTCCAGGAAGTAAGTATAGATGTTTACCGGTCACCACAATCTCACCAGATTCACACAACTTACCCAAGTGATGTTTCAGTAATGAATTGTGAGCCAAAGGTAAGTTAGTATGCTGATTTTTAATATACTCAGATATCGACTCTTCACTGGAACCTCTCTTGTCATTCAACTCGATAATTGCATTGTGTATCATCTACATTATTAAGCAGAAGCCTTAAAATTACAATCATGAGAAAAAAAGATGAAAACAGACAATACATACAAAATATACTAAtaccagaaaaagaaaataaaacaaaatatataatcggTGACCATCACCCTTATataacattataatttataatgttaTAAGCTGCTTtatgaacttgttcaagttcctGTTTAGTGCTCAAAGCCTCAAATCATCTAGGCTATTGGATTTTGTTGTATAGTATTTGCTTTACAGGAACTATATATTGACAAATCCGGATTAATTTGTCGTTGATCATATCCTAATGAACTTAGTGTTTACTAAGGTATTGTCAATAACCGTTGGTTGAATATTCATAATAACTACCATAGATGAGATTAAGAATTTATCACTATGTTTAAGAGGAAAAAGTCAGAATCCTTAATTAAATGTGGATTAGCAAAAGGGTGGAGAGAAGATGAATTGTTTTTGtccataaaataaattatcatagattatatattaaatacataTTAAGTCTAAAAAATTTGGAAtagttttttaatttagttaaagtAACTCACATATCTCTGCGAGTAGGCATATAGGATACTGAAGAATATATGAGATGCTATTCTGTTCCTCAATTTATTAATGATCATGTCATGTCATTCTAGCCTGCTAATGACTAATTTATTTGTTTGGAAATAGAAAAGTCCTTTAACATTAGCTtggaaaaataatatactttaTTGTTATATTGTCGTGCTTTTGAACACTAAACTATATCGGGTACTATATTTTTagcttataataatttataattcgaCCAAAAAAGTGAACATACATAGACAAAAAAGATTTTTGTGTAcaccattattttatttagcttgtttcattaacaaaaaaattaatgtatatttttaattgtgTACTATTAACAAATTGCCACACTAATGTATTTTTTCCTATTGAACTTTTTATGCAGAAACGATACAGGTGGGCGGATGAAGACGGTGCTGCTATTTCTGATCTGTTTTGGAGAAAATGTGCAGATCGAACCAAAGACAATCTGTCAAAAGAGCGAGCAAAAGCCCTGCAGAATGCTAGCAATGAATTTCCAGGTCAAGGGGATTTGCACATGCATAAGTATAACCCATGGTGGTGTAGCGCTGATATTTGGGCTCAGATGTGTGCTCAGTGGACAGAGCCTGAGTTTGTGCACAAAAGTAGTACTGCCTCAGGAAATAGATGTGGAGGTGCTGAGAAGGCCAAAGGTACATACAAGGGAGGTAGTATATCCCAGGGGCAGCATATGGCTAACAAGGTATGTATGCATAGCTTCGATGTGTGTAACCATCATCACATGTTTACTTCTCAATTTGTACAGGAGTCTCAATCTCAGGGTACTATCAACTGGTTGGATGTGTACGTGGCTACTCGTGAAGGCATACCAGCTGCTCAGGAAGTAGCGGTAATAAAACTGAACTTTTATACACTTATTATGTCCAAGTTACTTGTAGTTCTGCTAAAGAATagaatataaagaaaaataatttatggtgATATCAATATGGTTGTTATTAGTATAAaggtataatatataattacgcATATAATATTGGCATAAATCTCAAGAGTTTACAAAATTGAGTTTTAACTAACTAATCATAAATATGATGACAGAAAAATTATCGCACTTTAGTTGCTGAGCGCTATCCTGAGGGCACTCAGCCCCCGCATATTGATCAGGAGCTTTGGGAGAGGGCCTCTATTGTGAAGAAGAACTATGTCAAGGGTCAGGGACAACGAAGACGCCCATCTATCTTTGGCTCAACCTGTAGCACACAGTCTTCACAGTCACAGAGTCATCCACTTGTTCATACTCCTGCTGACTGTGTTCGAGCTATATGTCAGGATCGAGCGCTTCTTCGTGTATTAGGAGGACATCTTGGGCTTATGGATCCTGATGAGTTAGCTCGTGCTGTGGCTGAGGCTGCAGCATCGCAGCAAAGTGATGGTCAACaggtatataatttatttagtagTTAACTgcaattttgttattaatttttgaagttTGTTTTTTCATGTTCTGAGATTTCACTTCTTTAATTGATTTGATAATGACAGGGTGATCATGATGATCAGGATGCTGATGATTATGATGAGGATGCTGATATTGGAGGATCTTAGTGTCAGgtatattatctatttattagttaactTTAATTTCGTTATTAACTGCTGAAATCTGTTTTTCATATTATGTTGTTTTTATGCCATCTCACATCTCACTTCtttaattgatttaatattgACAGGGTGATCATGAAGATACGGATGTTGATATTGGAGGATCTTTGAGTATTCTGGTCTTAGTATTGTATAATTGGAACATATGGTTTTGTTGCTGAATTTTTAGGGATGATGTAAactttgataaatttttaaggATGATGTAAACTTTGATGTTGGGATTTTTGTTATGGTTGTGTTCAATGCgatcattttaaatatagatCATCGTGAAGTTGTTGGGACAAAGTTGTTTATTGTTTGTTGAAAAGCAGGTACAAACTGAAAATATATGGTAAATctggaaaaacaaaaaaaaattgaaaaaaaaaaaattaatattagcgACCGCCAGCCGTAGCCAATACTGGTAGCAAAAAGTCTCAAACTTAGCGACAGAAGTGCGTCGCAAATACTTGTAGCTGTATCAGCTACGGAAATCAGTAGCCACTCGGTCGCTACAGTTTGTGACCACAGGCAGTAGCTAATATCCGTCGCTAACTATAGCGACCATCGGTCGCCAATGTGGTCGCTGCCACGTGTAAATCGACCGTCTTCTGCTGACTCAGACTAGCGACAACGGCGGTCGCTAAAAGCCGTCGCTAGATACTCGGTCGCGAAAGGCTGTCGCTGGAGGGCATCTCAGCGACCAGATTATATGCGACAATTATCAGCTACCGGCATCCGTCGCTAAAGCCCATCAGCGACCAAAGGCGGTCGCTGATAGTCGGTCGCTGATaactgtttttcttgtagtgaggGTTAAAAACCTAAAACCATATATTTATCATTCTTAGtttgatataaatatcaaaagccACATTTTCTGGTGTGATCATTCACGACTTTATCTTGTTTACCAAACATTAGCTTCATCTGGATCATCCAAGTTTAGTATACTATCAAAAATCACTTGAAAGTTCAGTTTTTAGGAATCTCTTCCCAATATATGTGCCTTAAAGTTAACTCAAAGGAGTCGTCAATCAGCCAAGTAATCAAATTCAATAATCCTGGAGCCTACATTATACCAAGGAAACCCGTTTTTGACAAAAGATATGACATAATTTAATCTATGGCACTTGAATTATCTTGAGTACTAAGTTGTCGTAAAGGGATATAGGAGACTTTATGATGCAAGTAAATGAAAGTACCTGGTAATGTGTGGTATGCTTTTAGAAGTTTAGGTCGGAGATAGTGAGAGCAGATGAATTTCGATTAAATGGATTTGAAGTTCTAAATTGACACTAAACAACTTAGCCTTACTTTGAAAAATCCACCCAACCAAAACCTGCAGagaacaattaaatataattcagTACAAAATAGAAATCTATATGTCAGAACAGAGGTACATGTCACAAACCACAAGTGGTATTATTCAGTTTATACCTTCTTCCAAGACTACTATTTAAAGCACATAATAGCCATGGTTTCTCCTTTTGAGATTCTTCCATCCAGCATTGCAAAAACCTAAAACAATTTGAGAGTTAAAACTTGTACATTTCAACTAGTTCTTATTTATTACTAATTTACTTATCAGTATGGGACCCAAAAGAAAGGAAAGTAGTATTAGAAGGCCAAGATCATATGTACTTTGTCCTTAATGTTTCAGTCTGATCCCATGtatctaacttccaaacatcCTTTTCAGTAATAGGTCTTTTGTATCCTTGCTGCATAAGAGGAGTAATCCACCCAAAAAAATATCCCTACCACAAGGATTAAGCACCATACTGTTAGTTTCAATGCAACGAATTTGTCATTAGATATATTACTAATAGGCTCAAACATATTAACAGGGAATGCACAGACATGTAAAAACAGGGCATTTAAATAGTTAAATTAATAAATCTCTACCCTCATTCTTTTCCAGGATTAATTACAAACACAAAAGAAAGGAGATACACATAAACACaaattaacataaaaaataagaaattagtacaaatatataaaccctaattaacgCATATATGTAAAAACGAAAACCCAAATAAACCCTAACCAAAAAAAAGTCCATAAAACTCAGTTGAGTGAAAACATATACATAAAAGCAAGAAAGAAGACAAATTAAGCAAGATTGAAAGAAAAACAAGCAAGAATCGAACACATTTCAGCAAGCAAGAATCGAACAGATCGGGAAAACAGGATTTGGGGGAAAACACATACCCGTTCGCACAGCTTGTTAACAATCTCCACACAGCTTCAATCTTCTCTCCACAAAGCTAATCTCCTCTCCACACAACTAATCTCCTAACACAACTTTAGTTTCTCAGCTGTGCGTGTTCTTTTAGTTTGTCTAAAGCCGAATTTGAGTGTTTAAGTTCtattttgtttgttattttattattttgtttgtgttttttttaatttgatagcGGGGAAAGGAATTGTAAAAAAGCCcgcttcttttttctttcttttatcaGCAAGCCCGCTTAATTTTGGGCCCAAAATCGGTAATCTATTGCAATGTTTATATACAGCATTGCAATAGAATGCACTTTAAACTCTCACCAATTTTTTTCACTTCTGTTGCAATGTTTTTAAACTCTACTGCAATGTCATTAAAAACCCTTGCAATTTAGACGAACTTATTCCTCAATTGCAATGTTTTtcgataaaatttgaaaaatctgGTTGCAATAGccaatctatggtgtagtgataTCATATGCGTATAGTTGGTGTAGGTTTAAAATGAATATGTTGTACATCCTGTTTTTAAGCTATAAGATAATATTGTATGTCTAGTCAACATTCAACATTCATGGTGCTACTTGATAGATAtcaaaacaataatattttgcAAACATCTTTAAACCAAAATTCCCTATCCATTTTTAGAGTTGGCATGGATTGCACCCGCCTCTCTCTTAGCTTGAAGAATAACTATGGGCATCCTAGTTATGATAAACATTAATGCAAACTGGTGTCCTGACATAGATGAGTCACATAGTACTGCATAAGAAGGTGGAAAGTAATAGAATGCATAAAAGATAAAGGGAGCCTGCCCTAACACCAATCTCTCCTAGACTTTTGACACGTGCATAATGCATTTGGGTTGTTTGGACTCTTCATCATTTACCCACCTCCTAGCATCTTGGGGTGTGTTCGAGAaatttcttatataatttttcatgcactaataaactaaaaaaaaaagtttaaaatgggCCTGAATTAATGTTATGGGATATctaatggacctataaattttGGGGTCTAGTTTCACATGTGCATTATGTAATTGGGTTGTGTGGGATCTCCATCATTTAGCCACCTCCTAGCACCTTTGGGTGTGTTCGAGAAACTTCTTATATATCTATCTAtgtacttaatttattttatatagtttgataaaaactcaacttttattttttttattaaatattaattccaaatatatgtagaaggattattttttgaattatcacATGCACATGCTAACATCATACACACAAATAACATTAAATTTTGAACAATGCcatattaattagtttaaaatttaattaatatttataaacaaaaatttgtttaaaaatatttgtacaaATTTTTGTATGCGAAATTAAGATTTCtacttttttattgaattatcaaATAAGTGTTTGAAgtgtacacacatatatataatgtagaAAAACTATTTAGTATGGAATTTTGTAAATGCCACAAGTATACTAAGATTAcagatgtgaataaatttcaacaaattaatataatttaaaattaattcttaTGATTCACTAATTTCCCaagacaaataatatataataatttatttataataatataatttttcacacactaattaaactaaaaaaagtatatgATGGGCCTAAATCCTATGGGATATGTAAAGGACCTAAAAATATTGGGCCTAGTTTGACATGTGCATTATGTAGTTAGGTTGGTGGGCTCTCCATCATTTATCCACCTCCTAGCACCTTCAGGTGTGTTCGAGAAACTTCTTATGTATCTATATAAACACTCCATTTTATAGCTAGGTGATGgatataatattgtaaaaagTAAATTAAGTTTTATAAACTTTTCTCTCATAATTGTTTTGGGTTTTAACACCACTATCAAAAACATTCAAATGTTTGGATTATCTGTTATTCTTTCTCCATCTATTGATCCTAATTGGAATGATTGTGTTATCCATTTGATAGATGCGTGTGTATTATTTTCTATTCTTTCTCCATCCATTTGCTCTTCAATAGTTTCtggtatgtgtttatatatgattcttatatatgtatatgtatatgtatgattCAATGATTGTATAATTCATTTGATAGATGCTTATTCTAATAACAAACGTTCTTAAATAAACccttttaaaatgttttttatcatttttttaaaaaatataaaattttaattcttgataaataaaaacagTCAATTGTTCCTCTTggcttaaataagatattagtgaaaatattaatatattgttgCAATTACTTTTGACATGATGTGTGAAACTCATATTTTCTCAGGTAACTATAACCTTCCATTACAATCTctctaaacaatgaagaaattgctcCTATCAAATATCAAGTATGGATACTAattcttattaatatataaatattaataaaaaaattatattggtaataaaattgtatatatgcattatctaaataataatcatctaCGTTCTTTCTTTTTCATGGTACTAGAATGAACAGTCATTCAAGGTTGCCAAAGCTCTTGCACTGGATACTCTAAGTGTGGGAGAAGAGAATAAGGAGCgtataacaaatataattagtaTATACTCTTAACTCAGCTATGTACAAGTTTTattatgtgtgtatatttgacATTGTTACCAATATCATATTCTCACACAACCGGTTCTTGAACGCGAGTGCTATATAATTAGTATATATTCTTAACTCAGCTATGTACAAGTTTTattatgtgtgtatatttgacATTGTTACCAATATCATATTCTCACACAACCGGTTCTTGAACGCGAGTGCTATTTTTCCAGATATTGCACAGAGCGTTTAGGGAATGACTAAGTAGTTTTAAACAAATATACCAACTTAtggtatatttaattataatttagatttaattttaatttattgtagAATTTTAGGTGCCTATATAAATAACATGATGATGCAAGAGTCAATTTAGGAATTCGCACTTTAAAGATATTCATAgcatatcaaaagaaaatattttacacaTATCGATAAGTTTAAGATGAATATGTTATATTGTCATGTTTTAAGCTACGAGATAATTTATATTGTATGTGTAATCAACCTTCAACATTAATTCATAGTGAAACTTGATTGAAATATTACTAGCTAGAtatcaaaatcataatattttggcAAACATCTTTAAACCAAAACTCGCCATCCCCACTAGCTGTGCATGCGTGTCTCACTTAGCTTGAAGAATAACTATGGGCACCctaattatagaaaatattaATGCAAACTAGAGTCCTTACATACTGCATAAGAACGTGAAAACTAGAGTCAATTGTATGACTATAATAATATCATGGTTAAATCGCACTAGCTGGGAGTAAACTAATTCGCTTCTGGCAGCTGAATTAGTTCTGTTTAAACCATatttaaatttcagtcaaaaatcCATAAAATATACCCGTACTAGAAATATTTTCTTAACAAAAAGAAACCCACGTAGCATATCAGTTTTGAACATTGTTCTAAAAGTTGAAATGTTTAAACAATAGAAATAAACTCTCCAAGTACTTACATTAGGGAACTCATTTACGTATGTGAAGAAAAATGGAGGGGCTGCACATGTTTAATTACCATCTGAAACATTCTATTAGCACCATTCACGTACACTAGCATCAATTATAGAAAAGTCTGCttgtattaaacaaaattaCTTTTTCTTCTGGGGACTTGGGAGCTATGCATTTTGTCATCGGACAAAAAAGTATGCAtgacttctaattttaaattttgaaatcttGAAAGTTAATATATTAACAAGTATGCAGCAGGTAAAATATTTTGAGGTTGAAAATTGATGTGGGAGATGTacaaataatgtatatattGGTACTTTGTGATAAAATTGCTTAGAGGTGAGGGATCGAGATATCAACGCAAACAAACGCAAACAAACTCGTATGATTTTTGCAGTGGATGTATATTTAGTTGTATATAAGTGTTTACAAGTCACTAACGATGGTGTTTTTTTTAATGTGGgtacaaaaatttattaaacaaaaatttgtttAGAAATGCATGTATATATCCAAAATTAAGATTTCTactttttgattaaattattaaataagtgtttgaattatacatacacacatatatatatatatagtgtaaAAATATTGTCTAgtaatgaattttataaattatgtgtaaatTTGCAAACTCATCCATGTATATGCCACCGGTATACTAACATTATGAATgtgaataaatttgaacaaattaataatttcaaacaTAACTACttataattcatttattttacaagacaagtataatataatatttatttataataatattatttttcacacACTAACTAAactatagaaaaatatataatgggCCTAACTATTACGGGATATGTAATTATTAATGGACCTAAAAATTTTGGGCCTAGCTAATTTGAATTGTACATTATGTAGTTGGGTTGTTTGGGCTCTCCATCATTTATCCACCTCCTAGTACCTTCAGGTACCTCCTAGCACCTTCAGGTGTGTTCGAGAAACTTCTTATGTATCTATATAAACACTTCATTTCATAGGtgattgatataatattaaacacTAAATTAAGTTATATAAACTTTTCTCTCATTATCGTTTTCAGTTTTAACACCACTATCAGAAACATTCAAATGTGGGTGGATTATTTGTTGTTTTTCTTCATCCATTGATCCCTATTGGAATGATTGTATTATTCATGATGGTGtgtattatttgttattatttctCCATCCATTTGCTCTTCAAAAGTCTAtgttatgtgtttatatatgattATGATTGTATTATCCAATGATAGAAGCCTGTATATGGACATTCATATTAAGAAAGAAATAGTGCTTATTCTAACAAAAGTTCTTAAAAACccttttttaaatgttttttttgtcattttcttgaggaaatataatattaattcttgataaataaaaagGGTCAATTTTGCTTCTTAGCTTAGGTAAGATAttagtgaaaatataaatatattgtcgCAATTTTGTTacattatgtgaaaatatcatacTAATATTATCAATGAGCCTATAATTATGAatctaaaatttttataattattactattcagttcaaattttttatatttaaaacttttttattgTCATTACATTACTTACCGAATAcgttaaacaaaattataactgATATTTTTTTGAGGTATATAACTATAACCTTCCATTACAATCTTTCTAAACAATCAATAATATGCTCCCATCAATATCAGGTATGGATACTAATCttaatgatattaatatatatatatatttcaataaaaaattaaaattatttttgactttGTATATAGTAGAatcactcatatatatatataaacacacatatatataaactcgtaataaaattttatatatgcattatctaaataataatcatctaagttctttctttttcatGATACTAGATGAATCCTCAGTGATGTTGCCAGAGCTCTTGCACTGGATATTTTAAGTGTGGGAGAACACACGGCGGGGCTACCGGTATAACAGATCTGATTAGTTTATATTCTTAACTCAGCTATGTACaactatatatttattaattaccaatgtattatgtatttatatttcagATTGCTGCAGAATATCATATTCCCACACAACTGGTTACCAAAGGGAGTGctatttttcaagatattacACATAGAATTCTGGGAATGGCTAAATAGTTGTAAACCAATTGAGCATTTTCAGTAGCTGTTTGTTGTCGAGTATTTTGAAGAGTATCGTTCGCAGGGAAGGACTAATATCAATACCAATTTCGAGTCTTTTATCTTTTGTAATTcagaagtgtggagaagaatttggtgggtttttctatcaactaattaatataataaataaataaatataataaatatgagagaaaacaacccaagaattagagttcttcaatggctatcatgaatgtctaatttaTGTCTCTTgattgctaaaaacaatccttctaatatttataaactcctctcccaaggtagattataatgcctacaattatccattaaaagccactcccatggtcaatcaaagaacacttgtaaactattaagaaccaaggattttatgtctcacaattctcatatcaatcttccgatctaatactcaaattgtgttcatcatatcatgtactagaattataactcctctcccgattcgttataactcctagagattcaattaaaagttagctactcttttaattgtataaagcgctcaatgacagattaacaaatcaagagaaaacacaatccaactaaacaaacataataagccAAAGAATACTACCTAACTCTTGGATTAAGGAATTAGCTACTCATgataagatgaaacaaatatgtatttataccACAGACCATGAGAGTAAGAATATAAGtacgaagaatacaacttgacgaaagggcttgaagtccggatgaatcccttcactccttctttcaatctctctcacaagtgtttctctcccttttctctctaAAAAGGCTATCTCTATGttattctatatgatacaagttagttgtctctaatatctatcaaaccctaatatatatatgagttttcttaatttacaagaaaataaaataatatcctaaaactagttggattctgatgctgaaattcgtaggcttctgttcaggcctgattctgggttgatccagttggattttgacatctggaccaccttaaacttgtagataatttcaatatcttcgcgtgggctgttgaatcgcccaattctgacgtccagaactcaagttacggcccaaacaagatttgattCGCTGGCTatccataaagtccgaatttccatctgattaagcccaaataagcttgatttaatccaactttaggaatatttattttcctgccaataaacacttaaaatcaattagtaataacccgattatttacaaaatactaaaattatgggaataaaatcatataaaaacatatataaatatatgctctatcaaatatccccacacttagtgttttgcacgtcctcgggcaaataaaataaataaaactaacacATAATAGatataccacttccgtaggtgatcacggttgcatttggcatatgcaacaagccctttaaacccctaggcagccctagtggacgagtaaggtctcgtgagggTCTATAGtgaatgtacccacaaaatccatctagctcatgtaataataatatagatgaccACAAGAACACAAGCATGGAGTGCAActacatgaatgcaactaataaATGAATATGTATGGATCccaataataatagtatattcCAAGTCAGTGATAACCATCAGATTATGCAACAAGTTTAGACACATCAAGCTCACACCGCAATAAAACCACTTAGTGAACACAAGTACAGAGTGTGCGTGTGTGCTTAGCTTAACAACATGCTCTTTTTTGAATCACGAACAGAGAAACACTAGTTTCAACATGACAAGTCATGCGAGTTAATAGCTCCCAAGTTGAGTACCAGAATAGAtcttaaacacttcgttactTAGAACCAGCTATCATTCAAGTTTACAAGGGATTTCTATGTCTTCTTTTTATTTCTATAatactactatatataattttttattcttctttttttttcacatgcttggtctaaggtcgggacgctcctcagggtaagtgagttacgaccaccaaaAGACTTCACAAgctcaatttttttctttt includes:
- the LOC108217033 gene encoding uncharacterized protein LOC108217033, whose product is MKTVLLFLICFGENVQIEPKTICQKSEQKPCRMLAMNFQVKGICTCISITHGGVALIFGLRCVLSGQSLSLCTKVVLPQEIDVEVLRRPKESQSQGTINWLDVYVATREGIPAAQEVAKNYRTLVAERYPEGTQPPHIDQELWERASIVKKNYVKGQGQRRRPSIFGSTCSTQSSQSQSHPLVHTPADCVRAICQDRALLRVLGGHLGLMDPDELARAVAEAAASQQSDGQQGDHDDQDADDYDEDADIGGS